In Sphingobacterium sp. PCS056, the following proteins share a genomic window:
- a CDS encoding LytR/AlgR family response regulator transcription factor, producing MIKVVIVEDEPAVRKEISFLIGLEKDAELLGWADSVRTAQNLIVETQPDVVLLDIQLRDGTAFDLLKKLDPIPPNIIFITAYNHFAIKAIKFGALDYLLKPVDQTELKEALERFRRRRQSHPQWMQQLSVTQNSMSVGELPESIVLSTLNNMRIVSVNDIVYCKGDGPYTFFYFSDGTEELISKPLKYYEDLLPAPHFLRTHQSYLVNRQYVTGINRSEYIVLKNKEEIPISMRRKSAILTLLSIKK from the coding sequence ATGATCAAAGTTGTTATTGTCGAAGATGAGCCGGCCGTCCGTAAAGAGATCAGCTTTCTCATCGGATTGGAAAAAGATGCAGAACTGCTGGGTTGGGCAGACAGTGTACGTACAGCTCAAAATCTGATTGTCGAGACACAACCTGATGTGGTTTTATTGGATATACAGCTTCGTGATGGAACAGCTTTCGATTTATTGAAAAAGCTCGATCCTATTCCTCCCAATATTATCTTTATTACCGCATACAATCATTTTGCCATTAAAGCGATCAAATTCGGAGCATTGGATTACCTGTTGAAACCTGTCGACCAGACCGAGCTCAAAGAAGCACTGGAACGCTTTCGACGACGTCGCCAAAGCCATCCACAATGGATGCAGCAATTGTCAGTGACGCAGAATAGCATGTCCGTAGGCGAGCTTCCTGAAAGCATCGTGCTGAGTACCCTCAACAATATGCGGATTGTATCCGTAAATGATATTGTCTATTGCAAAGGAGATGGGCCATACACATTTTTCTATTTCAGTGACGGCACAGAAGAACTCATTTCCAAACCGCTCAAATATTATGAAGACCTGCTGCCTGCACCCCATTTTTTACGGACACATCAATCGTATCTGGTCAATAGGCAGTATGTGACAGGAATTAACCGCTCAGAGTATATCGTACTTAAAAACAAAGAAGAAATTCCCATTTCCATGCGCCGAAAAAGTGCGATATTGACGCTACTATCAATAAAAAAATGA
- a CDS encoding GLPGLI family protein, translating to MKYYLLFLLLYCSADYVQAQKLQVEYEYIPSAMATFREQVYYADAVKTAVRDSITVASAAGDAENDELSADFSMMLNTGTNYRSIVIQKDGNSDLVETRTLQGKNYLVTDKFPDIEWNTNYTETDTLGQYICHKATAKYRGTTLIAYYTNEIPVPAGPYKFGGLPGLIVMLYNESANPNYWMLKKVSYPYNGDIPVDEKYILSLPKLSLEDYVKKDEVLIEEQMRIMESKMPVMDGVTVERNKVRGTVEQVYEWESVKGK from the coding sequence ATGAAATACTACTTATTATTTCTCCTATTATACTGTTCAGCCGATTATGTACAGGCGCAAAAATTGCAAGTCGAGTATGAATATATTCCTTCTGCTATGGCGACTTTTCGTGAACAGGTGTATTATGCCGATGCTGTGAAGACTGCAGTACGCGATTCTATAACGGTCGCTTCTGCTGCAGGCGATGCGGAAAATGATGAATTATCTGCTGATTTTTCGATGATGCTGAATACCGGTACAAACTACAGGAGCATCGTGATACAGAAAGATGGGAATAGTGACTTGGTGGAAACGCGTACACTCCAAGGAAAGAATTATTTGGTGACAGATAAATTTCCTGATATCGAATGGAACACCAACTATACGGAAACGGACACCTTGGGTCAGTATATCTGTCATAAGGCGACAGCGAAATATCGAGGTACGACATTGATCGCTTACTACACAAATGAAATTCCGGTACCGGCCGGCCCTTACAAATTTGGAGGACTTCCGGGACTGATCGTGATGTTGTACAATGAAAGTGCTAACCCGAATTACTGGATGCTCAAAAAAGTCTCCTATCCCTACAATGGGGATATCCCGGTAGATGAAAAATATATCCTTTCGTTGCCTAAATTATCATTGGAAGATTATGTCAAGAAAGATGAGGTACTGATAGAAGAACAGATGCGCATCATGGAAAGCAAAATGCCTGTAATGGATGGTGTGACGGTGGAAAGAAATAAAGTACGCGGTACTGTTGAGCAGGTTTATGAATGGGAATCAGTTAAAGGAAAATGA
- a CDS encoding TonB-dependent receptor: protein MINHVGLYRYLLMIGLWSVVYCVQAQVAIHGQVTTAGVPLGGVRVDARLAGTSALIAYSFTDGNGRYRLLIGQTGKIAVSFKSLSYEPVTKVIGPTLTDTLINIALITGGVERLQEIVVNAKRPYRRGRDTIELDVKSFLQGDERNVEDLLRKIPGLNIGSDGSIKIGEKEVEKVMIEGDDFFEKGYRLLTQNMSVQPLDKVQVLQRYSNNKHLKGIENSDKVALNLQLKEDSKNQWLGSVSASGTPFEPLFYQANIHVMNFGKRNKFYLLGTANNNGVDAVGSINHLLYSGQTGEPGQIGVGLTTPTLIDNTPDLPGFDYRRTNFNHDKLLSFNTILNPSKRLKIKWLGFANPTKKTFYRNTVQEYDIEDIQFSYTEGYKLDKKINNYYSRWEMQYDVNSRSTLIYTGSLGSLGKYDNGALLLNGEGTTELSKMKGFLTNQLLTHTYKLSDNEAIVSSARWIMQKSPLDYHIDQYYYEDLFQIKGISNVDQHAKNDLQYVGVTSHYVKRQQGGDFMEVAIANEYKNQTLVTDFILQREDGSQIRPSGFSNGINFRTNNTHFMTKYTVKRRKWELTPQLRAGFIQRDLRHDGIATSQNNWLISPSLSTKWLIHPKGKLEGELSFQQTSTELMDVAPNYFNTGVRNFVKGLDEMATLNNSAAVITYAYGNMLDKFFANFSFGHQTMFDYISSQRILNPNFNLTEKILLKDKKTMFYKAQLNYYVKLVNGNFRLDMGADFSAYEASIVGVGRRSIASSSYDYGVSFRSVWKSRLNIHTGSQIQIRSFKSDNQDKLKNTYSFLHFFFHVVKDIQANMKNEAYHFGDFLSESPKTYFFSDLSLSYDAKKIKTKFNISAKNLFNNRQFRNAIVTDTYRAVTEYRLLPRYFALGINYNF from the coding sequence ATGATTAATCATGTTGGTCTGTATCGCTATCTATTGATGATCGGCCTATGGTCTGTCGTTTATTGTGTGCAGGCGCAGGTAGCTATTCATGGACAGGTAACGACTGCGGGGGTGCCCCTCGGAGGGGTTCGGGTAGATGCCCGCCTAGCGGGAACTTCGGCCTTGATAGCTTACTCTTTTACAGATGGGAATGGCAGATACCGTTTACTTATAGGTCAAACAGGTAAAATTGCTGTCAGCTTCAAATCATTAAGCTATGAACCGGTGACAAAAGTAATTGGACCGACGCTGACTGACACCTTGATTAACATAGCGCTTATAACTGGCGGTGTGGAGCGACTGCAGGAGATAGTGGTTAACGCAAAGCGTCCTTATAGACGTGGCAGGGATACTATAGAACTGGATGTAAAATCATTTCTGCAGGGCGATGAACGTAACGTGGAGGATCTGCTGAGAAAGATTCCCGGACTGAATATCGGTAGCGATGGCAGTATCAAAATTGGTGAAAAGGAAGTCGAGAAAGTCATGATAGAAGGAGATGATTTTTTTGAAAAGGGCTATCGTTTATTGACACAAAACATGTCGGTACAACCGTTGGATAAAGTGCAGGTATTACAACGTTATTCGAACAATAAACATTTGAAAGGGATTGAAAATTCAGATAAAGTCGCATTGAACCTACAACTTAAAGAAGACAGTAAAAATCAATGGCTGGGTTCGGTATCAGCTTCTGGAACGCCGTTCGAACCGTTATTTTACCAAGCCAATATTCATGTGATGAACTTTGGAAAAAGAAACAAGTTTTATTTGTTGGGAACAGCTAATAATAACGGTGTAGATGCCGTGGGCAGTATCAATCATTTGCTTTACTCGGGACAAACTGGTGAACCTGGCCAAATCGGTGTCGGTCTCACCACTCCCACTCTTATCGACAATACTCCCGACCTACCGGGTTTTGATTATAGAAGGACTAATTTTAATCATGATAAGCTACTGTCTTTCAATACGATCTTGAATCCTTCAAAGCGTCTCAAGATCAAATGGCTAGGTTTTGCAAATCCAACAAAAAAAACGTTCTACCGAAATACAGTGCAAGAATATGATATTGAGGATATTCAATTTAGCTATACTGAAGGATATAAACTTGATAAGAAAATAAATAATTATTATTCCAGATGGGAGATGCAATATGATGTCAACAGTCGCTCTACTTTGATCTACACCGGAAGTCTGGGATCACTGGGTAAATACGATAATGGGGCTCTGCTGCTTAATGGCGAAGGTACCACAGAACTGAGCAAAATGAAGGGCTTTCTGACCAACCAGCTCTTAACACATACTTATAAGCTGTCGGACAACGAAGCTATTGTGAGTTCTGCCCGTTGGATTATGCAAAAATCACCATTGGATTATCATATCGATCAATATTATTACGAGGACCTGTTTCAGATTAAAGGGATCTCGAATGTCGACCAGCATGCCAAAAATGACCTTCAGTATGTCGGGGTCACATCGCATTATGTAAAGAGACAGCAAGGTGGTGACTTTATGGAAGTGGCTATTGCCAATGAATACAAGAATCAGACACTGGTGACTGACTTTATATTGCAGCGGGAAGATGGCAGCCAAATCCGCCCTTCGGGATTTTCAAATGGGATCAATTTTAGGACCAATAATACGCATTTCATGACCAAGTATACTGTAAAAAGAAGGAAGTGGGAATTGACCCCCCAGTTGCGTGCGGGATTTATACAGCGTGATTTACGTCATGATGGCATCGCAACGAGTCAAAATAACTGGTTGATTTCTCCGAGCTTGTCTACAAAATGGTTAATACATCCTAAGGGGAAGCTGGAAGGCGAACTTTCTTTCCAACAAACTAGTACTGAGCTGATGGATGTCGCGCCAAATTATTTTAATACTGGCGTCCGGAATTTTGTAAAAGGCCTCGACGAGATGGCTACATTGAACAACTCTGCTGCGGTAATCACCTATGCCTATGGTAATATGCTGGATAAATTTTTCGCCAATTTCTCCTTTGGTCATCAAACAATGTTTGATTACATCAGTAGCCAACGCATACTAAATCCTAATTTTAATCTAACGGAGAAGATATTGCTGAAAGATAAAAAAACAATGTTTTATAAAGCACAACTCAATTATTATGTCAAGTTGGTAAATGGGAATTTCAGGTTGGATATGGGGGCAGATTTTTCAGCTTATGAAGCCAGTATCGTCGGTGTAGGAAGGCGTAGCATTGCTTCCAGTTCCTACGACTATGGTGTGTCATTTAGAAGTGTGTGGAAATCCAGATTGAACATACATACCGGATCGCAGATACAGATTAGATCTTTCAAGAGTGACAACCAAGATAAACTAAAAAATACCTACAGTTTTCTGCATTTTTTCTTCCATGTTGTCAAGGATATTCAGGCCAATATGAAAAATGAAGCCTATCATTTTGGTGATTTTCTCTCTGAATCGCCCAAAACATATTTCTTTTCGGATCTTTCTCTTTCTTATGATGCCAAGAAAATCAAGACCAAATTTAATATATCGGCCAAAAACCTATTTAACAACCGTCAATTTAGGAATGCCATTGTTACTGATACATATCGGGCTGTAACCGAATACCGCCTTTTGCCGCGCTATTTTGCGCTGGGGATCAACTATAATTTTTGA